A genome region from Patagioenas fasciata isolate bPatFas1 chromosome 31, bPatFas1.hap1, whole genome shotgun sequence includes the following:
- the LOC136114374 gene encoding LOW QUALITY PROTEIN: rRNA 2'-O-methyltransferase fibrillarin (The sequence of the model RefSeq protein was modified relative to this genomic sequence to represent the inferred CDS: inserted 1 base in 1 codon) — translation MRGAREWAGREVVFPVPXGGVRAKRVDPRGVKGGMRPGFSPRGGRGGFRGGRGGPRGRGGMAGGRGRGGPARGGPAHRGSTPRGRGGRGGFKGGRKVTVEPHRHQGVFIVRGREDALVTRNLVPGESVYGEKRISVEEGDTKVEYRAWNPFRSKLAAAILGGIDQIHMGPGSKVLYLGAASGTTVSHVADIVGPEGLVYAVEFSHRSGRDLINVAKKRTNVIPVIEDARHPHKYRMLVGMVDVIFADVAQPDQTRIVALNAHNFLRNGGHFVISIKANCIDSTAPAEAVFAGEVRKMASERMKPQEQLTLEPYERDHALVVGVYRPPPKQK, via the exons ATGCGCGGTGCCAGGGAATGGGCGGGGCGGGAGGTGGTGTTTCCGGTTC GTGGGGGGGTGAGAGCGAAGCGTGTGGACCCGCGTGGAGTGAAGGGCGGGATGAGGCCTG GGTTCAGCCCCCGTGGGGGACGCGGTGGCTTCCGGGGTGGCCGAG GTGGCCCTCGGGGCCGGGGGGGCATGGCCGGGGGGCGTGGCCGTGGAGGCCCCGCCCGCGGAGGCCCCGCCCACCGAGGCTCCACCccccggggccggggggggcgcggAGGCTTCAAGGGGGGACGCAAAGTGACGGTGGAGCCGCATCGGCACCAGg GCGTGTTCATCGTGCGGGGCCGTGAGGACGCGCTGGTGACGCGGAACCTGGTGCCCGGGGAGTCAGTGTACGGGGAGAAGAGGATCAGCGTGGag GAAGGTGACACGAAGGTGGAATATCGCGCCTGGAACCCGTTCAGGTCCAAACTCGCCGCTGCCATCTTGGGTGGCATCGACCAGATCCACATGGGACCCGGTTCcaaggtcctgtacctggggGCGGCCTCGGGGACAACGGTGTCACACGTGGCCGACATCGTGGGGCCG gaggGCCTGGTCTACGCCGTGGAGTTTTCCCACCGCTCGGGCCGTGACCTCATCAACGTGGCCAAGAAGCGGACCAACGTCATCCCCGTCATCGAGGACGCGCGGCACCCCCACAAGTACCGCATGCTCGTCG GGATGGTCGACGTCATCTTTGCCGACGTGGCCCAGCCCGACCAGACGCGAATCGTGGCCCTCAACGCCCACAACTTCCTGCGCAACGGGGGCCACTTCGTCATCTCCATCAAG GCGAACTGCATCGACTCGACGGCGCCGGCCGAGGCGGTGTTCGCGGGGGAGGTGCGGAAGATGGCGTCGGAGCGGATGAAGCCGCAGGAGCAGCTGACGCTGGAGCCCTACGAGAGGGACCACGCGCTGGTGGTCGGCGTCTACCg gccccctccCAAGCAGAAGTGA
- the COX6B1 gene encoding cytochrome c oxidase subunit 6B1 — protein sequence MAEDVKAKLARYKTAPFDSRFPNQNQTRNCWQNYLDFHRCERSLGARGADTAPCQWYFRVYKSLCPTSWVTTWDEYRAEGTFPGKI from the exons ATGGCGGAGGACGTGAAGGCCAAGCTGGCCCGGTACAAGACGGCGCCGTTCGACAGTCGCTTCCCCAACCAGAACCAGACCAGGAACTGCTGGCAGAACTACCTGG acttCCACCGCTGCGAACGCTCATTGGGCGCCCGCGGGGCCGACACCGCCCCCTGCCAGTGGTACTTCCGGGTCTACAAGTCGCTGTGTCCGACCTCCTGG gtGACAACGTGGGACGAATACCGTGCCGAGGGGACCTTCCCCGGCAAGATCTGA